One part of the Perognathus longimembris pacificus isolate PPM17 chromosome 10, ASM2315922v1, whole genome shotgun sequence genome encodes these proteins:
- the Kctd6 gene encoding BTB/POZ domain-containing protein KCTD6 isoform X1: MYPFLLPKFSWNLGPWRPALEQMDNGDWGYMMTDPVTLNVGGHLYTTSLTTLTRYPDSMLGAMFGGDFPTARDPQGNYFIDRDGPLFRYVLNFLRTSELTLPLDFKEFDLLRKEADFYQIEPLIQCLNDPKPLYPMDTFEEVVELSSTRKLSKYSNPVAVIITQLTITTKVHSLLEGISNYFTKWNKHMMDTRDCQVSFTFGPCDYHQEVSLRVHLMEYITKQGFTIRNTRVHHMSERANENTVEHNWTFCRLARKTED; this comes from the exons ATgtatccttttcttcttccaaagTTTTCCTGGAATCTGGGCCCCTGGAGACCAGCGCTGGAACAGATGGATAATGGAGACTGGGGCTATATG ATGACTGACCCAGTCACATTAAATGTAGGTGGACACTTGTATACAACGTCCCTCACTACACTGACGCGTTATCCAGATTCCATGCTTGGAGCTATGTTTGGGGGAGACTTCCCCACAGCTCGAGACCCTCAAGGCAACTACTTCATTGATCGTGATGGGCCTCTCTTCCGATATGTCCTCAACTTCTTAAGAACTTCAGAGCTGACCCTACCCCTGGATTTTAAGGAATTTGACCTGCTTCGAAAAGAAGCAGATTTTTACCAGATTGAGCCCTTGATTCAGTGTCTTAATGACCCTAAGCCTTTGTATCCTATGGATACTTTTGAAGAGGTTGTGGAGCTCTCTAGTACTCGGAAGCTTTCTAAATACTCCAATCCAGTGGCTGTCATCATTACCCAGTTAACCATTACCACTAAGGTCCATTCCTTACTAGAAGGCATCTCCAATTATTTTACCAAGTGGAATAAGCACATGATGGACACCAGAGACTGCCAGGTTTCCTTTACGTTTGGACCTTGTGATTATCACCAGGAAGTGTCTCTCCGGGTGCACCTGATGGAATATATTACAAAACAAGGGTTCACAATCCGCAACACTCGGGTGCATCACATGAGCGAGCGGGCCAATGAGAACACAGTGGAGCACAACTGGACATTCTGCAGACTGGCCCGGAAGACGGAAGACTGA
- the Kctd6 gene encoding BTB/POZ domain-containing protein KCTD6 isoform X2 translates to MDNGDWGYMMTDPVTLNVGGHLYTTSLTTLTRYPDSMLGAMFGGDFPTARDPQGNYFIDRDGPLFRYVLNFLRTSELTLPLDFKEFDLLRKEADFYQIEPLIQCLNDPKPLYPMDTFEEVVELSSTRKLSKYSNPVAVIITQLTITTKVHSLLEGISNYFTKWNKHMMDTRDCQVSFTFGPCDYHQEVSLRVHLMEYITKQGFTIRNTRVHHMSERANENTVEHNWTFCRLARKTED, encoded by the exons ATGGATAATGGAGACTGGGGCTATATG ATGACTGACCCAGTCACATTAAATGTAGGTGGACACTTGTATACAACGTCCCTCACTACACTGACGCGTTATCCAGATTCCATGCTTGGAGCTATGTTTGGGGGAGACTTCCCCACAGCTCGAGACCCTCAAGGCAACTACTTCATTGATCGTGATGGGCCTCTCTTCCGATATGTCCTCAACTTCTTAAGAACTTCAGAGCTGACCCTACCCCTGGATTTTAAGGAATTTGACCTGCTTCGAAAAGAAGCAGATTTTTACCAGATTGAGCCCTTGATTCAGTGTCTTAATGACCCTAAGCCTTTGTATCCTATGGATACTTTTGAAGAGGTTGTGGAGCTCTCTAGTACTCGGAAGCTTTCTAAATACTCCAATCCAGTGGCTGTCATCATTACCCAGTTAACCATTACCACTAAGGTCCATTCCTTACTAGAAGGCATCTCCAATTATTTTACCAAGTGGAATAAGCACATGATGGACACCAGAGACTGCCAGGTTTCCTTTACGTTTGGACCTTGTGATTATCACCAGGAAGTGTCTCTCCGGGTGCACCTGATGGAATATATTACAAAACAAGGGTTCACAATCCGCAACACTCGGGTGCATCACATGAGCGAGCGGGCCAATGAGAACACAGTGGAGCACAACTGGACATTCTGCAGACTGGCCCGGAAGACGGAAGACTGA